The genomic interval GCCTTTATTATGATATTATTAGAAGCTTTTATAGTTCCAACTTCATTTTTTACTTTATCAGCTTTTAATTCTATATCTGTAGCTAAAAATTCTGCATTCTTTTTATTTTCAATCTCTTTTCCTGAAATACTTAACTTTCCAGAAGTATATATTGTTTTATTTGAGTTATTTAATATTTTTTCATCAGCTTTTAAAGTTATATTCTTTGCTGATGAAATTAAATCATTATTTTCTATATTTTTAGCACTTAAAGTTACTTCTTCTCCACTGATTATATTATTATTAGTAAGTTTCCCATTTTTTGCATCTACTGTAAGTACCTGTGCTGTCAATTCTCCATTATTAGTAAAATTAGTACTAGTAATATTAGCTAATCCTGTTCCTATTATTTCTCCATTATTTTCTATATTCTTCCCAATTATAGATAAATTTTGATTTCCTTGTACTTTTCCATAAAAATTTAGATTATTTTCACTTGTCAAAACAACATTATTTCCTATTACTTCTCCAGTATTATCAAAACTTCTATTGTTTTTCATTTCTATTGTATCTGAAGTTATTTTCTTAGTATTTTTAATACTAGAATTATTAAGCATAATTTTATTATTAGAAGCTATTTTTCCATCGTTTTCAATAATAGTATTATTAGCTTGAATATTTTTAATCGCTAGAATATCATTAGTATTTTGTAATTTTTGTGCATTAGAAAAAACAATATTATTTGAAGATAATATTTTTCCACTATTAGCTATATTTGTTACATTAGCAGAAATATTATCTGCTTTTATACTTCCACTATTTGTTAGTTTATTTCCTGTTAAATCAAGAGCTGCAGTTTCTATATTGTTACTATTTTCAAAATTTCCATTAATAGTAAAGTTATCACCTGAGGCTATTGTCCCAGTATTTTTTAAATTCTTTGTATCAATTTTTTCTTTAACAATTATTTTTTTATTATTTATTAAATCAGAAGTTGAAAAGTTCTTATTTGTTAAAATACTCCCATCATTTGTAGTATTTTCTGTAACTGATATACTATCTAATGCTTTAAGTTCTCCTGTATTAGTTAAGTCTCCATTTATACTTATTTTGCTATTTGTCAAAATATTTCCAGTATTTTCAAGTTTAGATACTCTTATATCTTCATTTGCACTCAATTCTTTCTTGTTCTTAATATCTTTTGAAGTGAAAGAACCATTTGTTAAAATCTCTCCAGAATTTTCAACATTTCCATTCACAACAATATTATCTGTTATTTGGATTTCTCCTGCATTATTTAATTTCCCATCTATATTTAATTTATTATTTGATGTAATTACTCCAGAATTTTCTAGATCAGAAACATTAATATTATCTTTTGATATTAACTTTCCTGTCGTTTTTACATCTTTAGCTGTAAATGAATTATTAGTTAGTATCTCTCCAGTATTATTCACATTTCCTAGAACTTCAATTTGTGAATTTGCTTGTATATTTCCACTATTATTTAAAGAACCATCTACATTTAAAGTATCTCCTGTTAAGATATTTCCTGTATTTTCTAAATTTTTAAGATTTATTTTTTCCTTAGCAGAAATATTAGAGCTATTTTCAACATCTCCATTTAAAGAAACTTTGTTTCCTGACATAGCTGTTCCAGCTAACTTAATTTTATCCGCTTTTATTGATATATCTCCATCAGAATATGTTAAATCTTTTTGAACATACTCTTTTCCTTTTATATCAATCCCTTTAGCTTGAATCTTATTAATTTTTATTTGTCCATCAGCAGTTATTTCTAATTTCTTATCTTTTGAAACTATGAAGGAATCTGAATTTACTCCAACACCCTTATCTGTTGAAACTATTTTAATGACTCCTGCATACATTCCTCCTAGTTCACTAGCATCTATCGCAAGAGTATTAGAAGAATTTTTGTCATTTGACCCTGTCTTTATATTTAAGTTATTAGCAACTATATTTCCTCTAAGTTCTAAAGTTTTAGCTATTATATCAACATAGTCAGTGTTATTTCCATTGAAACCTTTTGGTCCTATTAAAACATTTCCTTTTTCAACATCTATACCAACAAAATCTCCATCTTTTAAATTTAATTTTCCTGTTGTTGCTGTGAAATTTTTTATATTAATAGTTCCTGAATTATTGATATATAGCCCATTTTCATTAGCTAGAATAACATCAACTTTTTGTCTGCTTAAAGCCTCTAAGTATCCTTCAATCTGTGAACGATTAGAACCATTTACTTGAAGAATTATTAAATTTGCTGCTTGATTAGGTGCTAAGTTTGGATTGGCATTTATTAGTCCACCAAGATAGCTTCTTCCAACATTATCTGCATTATTTAATATTTGTCCTTTCTCATCAACATTATATTCTTTAAACTCATTGATACTTACTCCTCTATCATTCGGAGTTGATATATTAACAATAGGAACTCCGTTTCTACTTTCATCTACCTTAGTATTGTATGTTGAATTTGGATCTACAACTAAATTTGCCCCAAATATCTCCAGTGTATGAAGTAATAGAAAAATTACTGTAATCACTCTTTTTAGTATTTTGTTTCTCATATTTACCCCCAATTAAAATCTTATTTTCAAACTTGTACTAAAATATATTTCTCTGTCTCTTGGTTTGATATAGCTTGAATGCGATAAAGCCTTCGCATATCCTAAATCAATATCTAAATATTTCATACTATATCTCAAACCTATTGATGCCCCACTAACATAGCCTTTTCCATAAACAGAAGGATTTTTATTATTTCTAACTGCTCCATATGAATAGCTTATATATGGACTTAATCTCCCTATTTTTTCGGAGTCTATTATCTTGTATGATAGTTCATTTTCAATCTCTATAGCTCTATCTCCCATAATATTTCCTCTTCTATGATAACCTGGAACAGAACCTACTCCTCCTATAGATTGTTTTTCAGAAGCATATAGAACATCTTTAGAATGGCTTGTTAAAGTATTAAATCTGTATACTAATTTTTTTGTTAATGGCTTATAGTAATTAAGATTTAAACTATATTTTTTGAACTCTGCTTTTGGAGTATTAGAAGCCCCAAGAGCTCTTAAACCTCTTTCATAATCTAAAGTTATTCCAAATATCCCACCATAAAATACTGTTGTTCCATTTAAAGAAATATCCCCTATAGTCAATATTCTATCTGATAAAAGAGTATCCTCTATATAGCTTTTATTATGCTTTCTTTTTAATCCTACTCCTAAACTTAATTTACTTTTTTGATTTCTCCATAGAATTTTATCTAAATTAATGGAGAAATTACTGCTCATAGTTTCCATATCATAGATAGTAGTTGGAGTGTAAAAACTACTAATATTTTCACTTCTACTACTTCCCAAAGATAGAGTATAGTCTCTAAATTTCATAGTATATCTAAAATTATATAAGTCTAATTCTCTTTTGTATGGTAGAGTATCTTTCGCTGGGTCATAACCTTTTGGACCTATTGGTAATATTTCTCCTGGTTTTAGACTTTCTGTTGTTCTTTTCCAACTTCTATCAGCTTTCTTTTTGTGTACTGTCATATATGAGAAGTATACTCTGTCGCCAATCCCTAATGGACTATCTATATTTATTGAAGTTCCACCTCTCCAAATACCATTTTGATTATCTTCTCCATAATTATTAGTTAAAAGAGATATAGTAAATTTATCTTTCATCTCATTTTTTAATTTTATTATTGAATAATTTTCTTTATCGCTCGGAATAATTTCCATAGTCATATTATTTGCTTCAAGATAATTAAAATTCTCTGTTGTAGTATCTAAATCTCTAACATTTAGTACCTTTTCTTCTTTTGTAGACACTAAAAAATACTTCTTTAACTTATCTAAAGAATCATCTTCATTGAGTATTATTTTTTCAATTTTTCCTGAGATTATTTTTAAATTTAAAGTTTCTGAATTTAAGTTGTTGTTTTCAGATAGTGATGCTGTTGATGTAACATAGCCTTTTTCAATTAATCTATTTGTCAATTCTACTAATATATTTGAAATATCAGTACTACCCAGTTTTTTATTTTCATATTTGGATAAAATATTTTCTTTTTCTATTTCATTAAGGAGATTTTCATCATCAAATAAATTTATTTTAGAAATGTAAAATTTAAGCTCATTTTTATCCACTTCTATTTTTGTATCTTTTTGATAACTATCTTTTGAATTCTCATATTTCTCCTGAATCCTTTCTTGTTCTAATCTTTGCTCTTTTCTTAAAATAGTTCTTTCATCTTCATTCTCATTAAATGTGTTTGAAAAAGATAAAATACTAAAAACTAGAAAAATATATGTTATTACTTTTTTCATGTTCCTCCTTATATTATATATATTAATTTTTGTTAAGTTACATCAAACAACAAATGCTATTATACATTATTTTTCTTTTAAAATCAATTTTTTTATATTTTTTATATTAGTGTACAAAAAAAAGAGAATTTTCAAGCTATTAATTCTCAAAAATTCTCTTAATTATGTCAAGTCATAGTCTAAACTTTTTATCAACACTATTTGATAAATAACCTTTAATAATCATTTTTTTTGTATCTAGGTGCAACAAATCCTAAAAGACCAATTTGTGGAATATTCCACTCATTAGCTAAGTAGATAGTACATCTAATTTCATCTCCTATAGAACTTCTTGCCAAAAACTCATATCGTGCTATTTCTTCATTATTTGAAATTCTTTCAATATTTTCTACATAAGTTTTTGTAAAAAATGAAGAAAATTCATTCCAAATAATATCGACATCATCTACTGATAATTCTATTTTTAATCCATAATTTAGTCCAACTTTACATCTCTTTTTCTTGCCTGTCTCATCAGCTTTACAAGTTTTTGTACTTCCTTTACTAAGAATCCAATCTTTATTATTTAAGCTATCAACTTTACTAGATAAAATTTCTTTAAATTCAGTCATTTTTTCTAGAAAATATTTACATGCATTTTCAAAAATATCTAAATTATCCATATCAGTGATTTCCTTTCCAAGTTGATAAAAATAACTTATATCTTCATAACATACTCAATAATATTATAAGTATGGTCTGCTATTCTCTTATAGTAATTGATGATATCTAAGTAACCTGTATTCAATCTTG from Fusobacterium pseudoperiodonticum carries:
- a CDS encoding ShlB/FhaC/HecB family hemolysin secretion/activation protein; the encoded protein is MKKVITYIFLVFSILSFSNTFNENEDERTILRKEQRLEQERIQEKYENSKDSYQKDTKIEVDKNELKFYISKINLFDDENLLNEIEKENILSKYENKKLGSTDISNILVELTNRLIEKGYVTSTASLSENNNLNSETLNLKIISGKIEKIILNEDDSLDKLKKYFLVSTKEEKVLNVRDLDTTTENFNYLEANNMTMEIIPSDKENYSIIKLKNEMKDKFTISLLTNNYGEDNQNGIWRGGTSINIDSPLGIGDRVYFSYMTVHKKKADRSWKRTTESLKPGEILPIGPKGYDPAKDTLPYKRELDLYNFRYTMKFRDYTLSLGSSRSENISSFYTPTTIYDMETMSSNFSINLDKILWRNQKSKLSLGVGLKRKHNKSYIEDTLLSDRILTIGDISLNGTTVFYGGIFGITLDYERGLRALGASNTPKAEFKKYSLNLNYYKPLTKKLVYRFNTLTSHSKDVLYASEKQSIGGVGSVPGYHRRGNIMGDRAIEIENELSYKIIDSEKIGRLSPYISYSYGAVRNNKNPSVYGKGYVSGASIGLRYSMKYLDIDLGYAKALSHSSYIKPRDREIYFSTSLKIRF